A window from Cryptomeria japonica chromosome 1, Sugi_1.0, whole genome shotgun sequence encodes these proteins:
- the LOC131873609 gene encoding linoleate 9S-lipoxygenase A-like encodes MSLFGNISLPKIPTIPTIPTIPTISLPSKNGNPGVFEIKGEVVLMKAYLADVTDYSATIADTVSELIGQKVFLQLVSSDKIHEDSGLGKKGEEESISWNPLDGPIAGDSKFSVSFTWKTELGLPGALLVRNAHPREFFLKSLSLSAVPGKLPAIRFVCNSWIHPYYLFNKTDRVFFTTQSHLPNETPAGLLTLRKRELASLRGNGTGERKFYERVYDYDLYNDLGNPDSSPDLRREVLGGSQDLPYPRRCRTGRAPCKTDRKFESLPLLPTTQYYIPPDEKFPHINLSDYRSNLVRAFAKKVVPTIKSIFGDEFHSLQEVKDIYSKGIPKALNNVMDLSRDLIPLQMVKGLFSTQDQSLINFTVPQLIKADENAWKTDEEFARHALSGLNPMAIQCLQSFPPTSSLDADLYGPQNSSITAEHIEKNLNGLTVQQAVEAKRLFILDYYDAYMPYIERINKESDERKMYASRTLFFLTDQGILRVVAIELCLPHTSLTQAERKVYTPAQEGEDGALWLLAKAHSRVNDAGYHQLISHWLRTHAVIEPFIIATHRHLSKMHPLHKLLLPHYFDTMDINQSARQILINANGVIEEGFTPYRYAIELSSKAYKHWKLNEQGLPADLIKRGMAVADSTAPHGLRLAIEDYPYAVDGLEIWGALKQWVSDYVSLYYKSDDAIKEDTEVQTWWKEAVNVGHGDLKKESVWYQMESVEEAAEAITTIIWIASAHHAAVNFGQYAYGGYMPNLPTLSRRLIPEQHSLDYAQMVKDPEAFMLSTVSNPNQATTVMAVLELLSKHSTDEAYLGQVKGSTHELTDDEGIEQAFGKFSAALAGVEKNVSERNKNSNLKNRYGPSQVPYTLLYPNTTDLSREGGLTGRGIPNSVSI; translated from the exons ATGAGTTTATTCGGTAACATCTCTCTTCCAAAAATTCCAACGATTCCAACGATTCCAACAATTCCAACCATTTCATTGCCCTCTAAAAATGGGAATCCAGGGGTGTTTGAAATCAAAGGAGAAGTAGTGTTAATGAAAGCATATCTTGCGGATGTTACTGATTACTCTGCCACGATTGCAGACACAGTCTCTGAATTGATCGGGCAGAAAGTCTTTCTTCAGCTCGTCAGCAGCGACAAGATTCATGAAG ATTCGGGATTGGGGAAGAAAGGAGAGGAGGAATCAATAAGCTGGAATCCACTGGATGGTCCCATCGCTGGTGACTCGAAATTCTCCGTCAGCTTCACATGGAAGACTGAACTGGGATTGCCGGGTGCATTGTTGGTCAGGAACGCGCACCCGAGGGAGTTCTTCTTGAAATCGCTCTCTCTTTCTGCTGTACCTGGCAAACTTCCAGCAATACGCTTTGTCTGTAACTCCTGGATTCATCCTTACTATTTATTTAACAAAACGGACCGGGTATTCTTTACTACTCAG AGCCATCTTCCTAATGAAACACCGGCGGGTTTGTTGACGCTGAGAAAGCGAGAGCTGGCTTCTCTGCGAGGAAATGGTACCGGAGAGAGAAAGTTTTATGAGCGTGTGTATGACTACGATCTTTACAATGATCTGGGTAACCCAGATAGTAGTCCCGATCTCCGCAGGGAGGTGCTCGGTGGGTCACAGGACCTTCCTTATCCCAGAAGATGTAGAACTGGACGTGCCCCCTGCAAAACAG ATCGGAAGTTCGAGAGCTTGCCTCTGTTGCCCACCACCCAATACTACATTCCCCCAGACGAGAAGTTCCCTCATATCAATCTGTCCGACTACAGGTCTAATTTGGTGCGAGCCTTCGCCAAAAAGGTGGTACCCACCATCAAGTCCATATTTGGTGATGAGTTCCACTCGCTGCAAGAAGTGAAAGATATTTACAGCAAAGGCATCCCTAAGGCTCTCAACAATGTTATGGATCTTAGCCGAGATCTGATTCCTCTCCAAATGGTTAAAGGACTGTTCAGCACACAGGACCAATCTCTCATTAATTTCACAGTTCCCCAACTTATTAAGG CTGACGAAAATGCGTGGAAGACAGACGAAGAGTTTGCACGACATGCCCTTTCTGGTCTCAATCCCATGGCCATTCAATGTCTGCAG AGCTTTCCTCCAACAAGCAGCTTGGACGCCGACTTATATGGCCCTCAAAACAGTTCTATAACGGCAGAACATATTGAGAAAAACCTCAATGGCCTTACGGTGCAGCAG GCTGTGGAAGCAAAAAGACTCTTTATCTTGGACTACTACGATGCGTACATGCCCTACATTGAACGCATTAACAAAGAATCAGATGAACGTAAAATGTATGCCTCCCGCACTCTCTTCTTCCTCACAGACCAAGGAATTCTGAGGGTTGTGGCGATCGAGTTGTGTTTGCCTCACACCAGTCTTACCCAAGCTGAAAGAAAAGTTTACACCCCTGCACAAGAGGGAGAAGATGGCGCTCTGTGGCTGCTCGCCAAAGCTCATTCAAGAGTTAACGATGCTGGTTATCATCAGTTAATCAGTCATTG GTTGAGAACTCATGCTGTCATCGAGCCTTTCATCATTGCTACTCACAGGCACCTAAGCAAAATGCATCCCCTTCACAAGTTATTACTCCCTCATTATTTTGATACCATGGACATTAATCAATCTGCTCGGCAGATTCTTATTAATGCAAATGGCGTTATTGAAGAAGGATTCACACCCTATCGATACGCCATAGAGTTGTCCTCTAAAGCATATAAACATTGGAAACTTAATGAACAGGGCTTGCCTGCCGATCTCATTAAAAG AGGCATGGCAGTTGCAGATTCAACGGCACCCCACGGATTGAGGCTTGCGATAGAAGACTACCCATATGCAGTGGACGGTCTGGAGATCTGGGGCGCTTTAAAGCAATGGGTGAGTGATTATGTGTCTCTCTACTACAAGAGCGACGATGCAATCAAGGAAGACACAGAAGTGCAAACATGGTGGAAGGAAGCTGTGAATGTGGGGCATGGAGACCTGAAGAAGGAAAGTGTATGGTATCAGATGGAGTCGGTGGAGGAAGCGGCGGAAGCAATTACAACGATCATTTGGATTGCATCTGCTCACCATGCAGCCGTAAACTTTGGGCAATATGCGTACGGAGGATACATGCCCAATCTCCCCACTCTCAGCAGACGCCTAATTCCTGAGCAACATTCCCTCGACTATGCCCAAATGGTGAAGGATCCAGAGGCGTTTATGCTCTCAACAGTGTCCAACCCCAATCAGGCCACCACGGTGATGGCGGTGTTAGAGCTTCTGTCGAAGCATTCAACGGATGAAGCCTACTTAGGGCAGGTGAAGGGATCCACTCATGAATTGACTGACGATGAGGGCATCGAACAAGCGTTTGGAAAATTCTCTGCAGCTCTGGCTGGCGTGGAGAAAAATGTGTCAGAGAGGAACAAGAATTCCAACCTGAAGAACAGGTATGGGCCATCACAGGTTCCATACACACTGCTCTATCCGAACACCACCGACCTCTCCAGGGAGGGTGGATTGACTGGCAGGGGAATTCCAAACAGCGTTTCCATTTAA